A single genomic interval of Peromyscus leucopus breed LL Stock chromosome 7, UCI_PerLeu_2.1, whole genome shotgun sequence harbors:
- the Tmem45b gene encoding transmembrane protein 45B, producing the protein MANFKGHALPGSFFLLFGLWWSVKYPLKYFHQKGLKKNRLSQQQQRIEIIEGAVKTLFAVIGMLAEQFVPDGPHLHLYHENQWTKLMNWQHSTMYLFFGISGLIDMLTYLYFNIVPLGVDRVVLAMAVFNEGFLFYYHVHNRPPLDQHIHSLLLFGLFGASISILLEVILRDNIVLELFRTSLLILQGTWFWQIGFVLFPPFGTPEWDQKDMDNVMFITMCFCWHYLVALCITAINYSLVYCFLSRVKRHAEGEIIGIQKLKSDHTYQSALLSGSDEE; encoded by the exons atggcaaacTTTAAGGGCCACGCTCTCCCAGGGAGTTTCTTTCTGCTGTTTGGACTATGGTGGTCAGTGAAGTACCCACTGAAGTACTTTCATCAAAAGGGCCTAAAGAAGAACAGACTGAGCCAGCAGCAACAGCGTATTGAGATCATTGAAGGTGCAGTCAAGACTTTGTTCGCAGTCATCG GGATGCTGGCAGAGCAGTTTGTTCCAGATGGGCCTCACCTCCACCTCTACCATGAGAATCAATGGACAAAGCTAATGAACTGGCAGCACAGCACCATGTACCTGTTCTTTGGTATCTCAGGACTCATCGACATGCTCACCTACCTTTACTTCAACATTGTGCCCCTGGGGGTAGACAGAGTGGTTTTAGCTATGGCAGTATTCAATGAAG GTTTTCTCTTCTATTACCACGTTCACAACCGACCTCCACTGGACCAGCACATTCACTCACTCctgctgtttggtttgtttggagCAAGTATCAGTATCTTACTGGAGGTGATCTTACGGGATAATATTGTGCTGGAACTTTTCCGAACCAGTCTCCTTATTCTTCAGGGAACCTGGTTCTGGCAG ATTGGATTTGTCCTGTTCCCCCCCTTTGGAACACCAGAATGGGACCAGAAAGACATGGACAATGTCATGTTTATCACCATGTGCTTCTGCTGGCACTATTTGGTTGCCCTTTGCATCACAGCTATCAACTACTCCCTTGTTTACTG CTTTCTGAGTCGGGTGAAGAGACATGCAGAAGGAGAAATCATTGGCATTCAGAAGCTCAAGTCTGACCACACTTACCAGTCAGCCCTTTTGAGTGGCTCGGATGAGGAGTGA